A DNA window from Candidatus Deferrimicrobiaceae bacterium contains the following coding sequences:
- the bfr gene encoding bacterioferritin — protein sequence MKGNAKLIEKLNALLAEELTAISQYMVHSEMSANWGYEKLHKHFEKRAIDEMKHAEKLIGRILFLEGLPIVSNLGKMHIGADAAKQLTNDHASEMVAIKGYNDGIKLAGEVGDYATREILENILHDEDAHIDGIEELQDQIGHMTLPLFLTTQIN from the coding sequence ATGAAGGGAAACGCAAAGCTCATCGAGAAGTTGAACGCGCTGCTGGCGGAGGAGCTGACCGCCATCAGCCAGTACATGGTCCATTCGGAGATGTCCGCCAACTGGGGATACGAGAAGCTGCACAAGCATTTCGAGAAGCGCGCCATCGACGAGATGAAGCACGCCGAGAAGCTCATCGGCCGGATCCTCTTCCTGGAGGGGCTCCCGATCGTCAGCAACCTGGGCAAGATGCACATCGGCGCGGACGCAGCAAAGCAGCTCACGAACGACCACGCATCCGAGATGGTCGCGATCAAGGGGTATAACGACGGCATCAAGCTCGCGGGCGAGGTCGGCGACTACGCGACGCGGGAGATCCTCGAGAACATCCTGCACGACGAGGACGCGCATATCGACGGGATCGAGGAGTTGCAGGACCAGATCGGCCACATGACGCTGCCCCTCTTCCTGACCACCCAGATCAACTAA
- a CDS encoding VOC family protein, producing the protein MLNLNSVMIFSENPAALSEFYKKIFAKNPDMEEGGFYGYQVGAAFMGVGPHDRVKGSNPAPERILLNFQTAEVKAEFERIKGMGARVVAEPYQMGEGKDFWIATFADPDGNYFQLMSPWKDGK; encoded by the coding sequence GTGCTGAACCTGAATTCGGTCATGATCTTCTCCGAGAATCCGGCGGCGCTCTCCGAGTTTTACAAGAAGATCTTCGCCAAGAACCCCGACATGGAGGAAGGGGGCTTTTACGGCTACCAGGTCGGCGCCGCATTTATGGGCGTCGGGCCGCACGACCGGGTCAAGGGATCGAACCCGGCTCCGGAGCGGATCCTGCTCAATTTCCAGACGGCTGAAGTGAAAGCCGAGTTCGAGCGGATCAAGGGGATGGGAGCCCGGGTCGTCGCCGAACCCTACCAGATGGGAGAGGGCAAGGATTTCTGGATCGCGACCTTCGCGGATCCGGACGGAAACTATTTCCAGTTGATGTCGCCATGGAAGGATGGGAAATAA